Proteins from a genomic interval of Sander vitreus isolate 19-12246 chromosome 6, sanVit1, whole genome shotgun sequence:
- the nod1 gene encoding nucleotide-binding oligomerization domain-containing protein 1 produces the protein MGQIEEARASCLDTLTYHRELLVSRLRSVQCILDNLLACGFVCEEDVEIVQRTGTKPEQVRKILDLVQCKGEESCEYFIYIIYKVCDAYIDLQPWLKEIDYNPSRDVTVMTVVNTDPISRYCEKLRHEMIRDTCFIMSYGQQEESRLEDLYTDTLMELLNDCNESLGFLESLDQLLGDHAVFNPQGETIYVMGDAGVGKSILLQKLQNLWSKKELQTDAIFFFKFRCRMFSIIKDTEQISLRDLLFKYNCSPDQDPDHEVFDYILRFPEKVLFTFDGYDEIQTNDLMNVAEVVSPEAKAHPLQLLVSLLCGKLLQGSHKVLTARTGTEIQSRVIRKKVALRGFSPAHLKTYIHLHFKEQEHRELVSVQLDASPHLCALCSTPLFCWIVFKSFRHLHTMHDSFHLPETCITLTDIFLLLSEVFLSRSASSAPSLLKKSTRCASDTFKAGLRPLAAFAKLALQVLERGSFICSQEEISACGLKEEDLTLGFLRPVSEYDASGGPATFEILHITLQSFLAAFALVLDEQAAASSILKFFTECSRKREPSCLPFDFCICGSSKSSEKHPFATNDHLQFTNLFLCGLLSKAHSGLMEHLVSPVLLKKKRALLKSYLSTSVKSHLHGLPHYNGEEGRKVHVLPNFLWMLRCIFETGSKDIAQMTAKGITAGFIKLGYCNVYSGDCTALNFVLQHRQKLLGLDMDNNNISDYGVMQLRPSFSKMTVVRLCVNQLSDSSMEVLAEELCKHKVVEVLGLYNNNITDVGAKLVAQIIETCPKLRILKFGKNRITGVGGRFLASAIQKSTSIFDVGMWGNSVGDEGAEAFAEALRRHPSLTNLSLAANSITTKGGKCLAEALKENSVLRIFWLVQNELTDEAAPHFAQLVQANTGLCHLWLISNQFTVDGIKQLAEALTHNTALKEICVKGNQLSEEEEKQFVAEKRLRFH, from the exons ATGGGTCAGATAGAAGAAGCCCGGGCGTCGTGCCTTGACACCCTCACCTACCACAGAGAGCTGCTGGTGTCCAGGCTGAGGAGCGTTCAGTGCATCCTGGACAACCTGTTGGCCTGTGGCTTCGTCTGTGAAGAAGATGTTGAGATCGTACAGCGAACCGGCACCAAGCCAGAGCAG GTGCGCAAAATCCTGGATCTAGTCCAATGCAAAGGGGAGGAGTCCTGTGAATACTTTATTTACATCATATATAAAGTATGTGACGCATACATAGACCTGCAGCCATGGCTGAAAGAGATCGACTACAACCCGAGCAGGGATGTTACAGTGATGACAGTGGTTAACACAGATCCCA TCAGCAGGTACTGTGAGAAGTTGAGGCATGAGATGATCCGGGACACGTGCTTCATCATGTCATATGGCCAGCAAGAGGAGAGCCGTCTGGAGGACCTCTACACTGACACACTGATGGAACTGTTGAACGACTGCAATGAAAGTTTGGGCTTCTTAGAGAGTCTGGACCAGCTCCTAGGAGACCATGCGGTCTTCAATCCCCAAGGGGAAACCATCTATGTGATGGGGGATGCCGGTGTGGGAAAATCCATCCTCCTACAGAAGCTCCAGAACCTCTGGTCCAAGAAAGAGCTGCAGACGGACGCCATCTTCTTCTTTAAGTTCCGCTGTAGGATGTTCAGCATCATCAAGGACACAGAACAGATCTCCCTCCGAGACCTTTTGTTCAAATACAACTGCTCTCCAGATCAAGATCCAGACCATGAGGTGTTTGACTACATCCTGCGCTTCCCGGAGAAGGTTCTTTTTACATTTGATGGCTACGATGAGATTCAGACGAATGACCTGATGAATGTTGCTGAAGTGGTGTCTCCAGAAGCTAAGGCACACCCCCTCCAGCTGCTCGTCAGCTTGCTCTGTGGCAAACTACTCCAGGGCTCCCATAAGGTGCTGACGGCCCGGACAGGGACCGAGATCCAGAGTAGGGTGATCAGGAAGAAGGTGGCTCTGCGCGGCTTCTCCCCAGCTCATCTGAAGACCTACATCCATCTGCACTTCAAGGAGCAGGAGCACCGAGAGCTGGTGTCAGTCCAGCTGGATGCTAGCCCCCACCTCTGCGCCCTCTGCTCCACCCCGCTCTTCTGCTGGATTGTATTCAAGAGCTTTAGGCACCTGCACACCATGCATGACAGCTTCCATCTGCCTGAAACCTGCATCACACTCACGGACATCTTCCTGCTGCTGTCTGAGGTGTTCCTCAGCCGCTCAGCCTCGTCTGCACCATCCCTGCTGAAGAAAAGCACTCGCTGTGCCTCCGACACATTCAAAGCCGGGCTCCGACCTCTCGCAGCATTTGCCAAACTAGCACTTCAGGTTTTGGAGAGAGGTAGCTTCATTTGCAGCCAAGAAGAGATCAGTGCGTGCGGCCTGAAAGAGGAGGACCTGACCCTGGGCTTTCTTCGACCCGTCAGTGAGTATGATGCCAGTGGAGGCCCTGCTACATTTGAAATCCTTCATATCACCCTCCAGTCTTTCCTGGCGGCATTTGCTCTGGTGTTGGATGAGCAGGCTGCTGCCAGCTCCATCCTCAAGTTCTTCACCGAGTGCAGCAGGAAAAGAGAACCGTCCTGTCTGCCTTTTGACTTCTGCATCTGTGGCTCCTCAAAGTCCAGTGAAAAGCATCCATTTGCAACTAATGACCACCTTCAGTTCACTAATCTGTTCCTGTGTGGACTGCTGTCCAAGGCTCACAGCGGCCTGATGGAGCATCTGGTGTCTCCAGTGTTATTAAAGAAAAAACGGGCCTTACTGAAGTCCTACCTTTCCACCAGTGTAAAGTCCCACCTCCATGGCTTACCCCACTACAACGGCGAAGAGGGCAGGAAAGTTCATGTTCTGCCCAACTTCCTGTGGATGCTGAGGTGCATCTTTGAGACGGGGAGCAAAGACATCGCTCAGATGACAGCGAAAGGCATCACAGCGGGCTTCATCAAGCTGGGCTACTGTAACGTGTACTCAGGGGACTGCACGGCCCTGAACTTTGTGCTGCAGCACCGGCAGAAGCTGCTGGGCCTCGACAtggacaacaacaacatcagcgACTATGGGGTGATGCAGCTGAGGCCCTCCTTCAGTAAGATGACGGTAGTGAG ATTGTGCGTCAACCAGCTGTCTGACAGCAGCATGGAGGTTCTGGCAGAGGAGCTGTGTAAGCACAAAGTGGTGGAGGTCTTGGG GctttacaacaacaacatcacagATGTTGGAGCCAAGCTGGTTGCTCAGATAATTGAGACATGTCCAAAGCTGCGAATCCTCAA GTTTGGTAAAAACAGGATCACTGGTGTTGGTGGGAGGTTTTTGGCCAGTGCGATTCAGAAGAGCACTTCTATATTTGATGTGGG AATGTGGGGGAACAGCGTCGGCGATGAGGGAGCAGAAGCATTTGCAGAAGCTTTGAGGCGCCACCCCAGTCTGACCAACCTCAG TCTCGCAGCCAATAGCATCACTACTAAAGGTGGGAAGTGCCTGGCAGAAGCGCTGAAAGAGAACAGTGTCCTCAGGATATTCTG gTTGGTGCAGAATGAGTTGACTGATGAAGCAGCTCCACACTTTGCCCAGTTGGTCCAGGCGAACACAGGTTTATGCCACCTCTG GTTAATCAGCAACCAGTTCACTGTGGATGGGATCAAACAGCTCGCTGAGGCCCTTACTCACAACACAGCACTCAAAGAAATATG TGTGAAGGGAAACCAGCTCtctgaggaggaagagaaacagTTTGTGGCAGAGAAAAGGCTGCGGTTCCACTGA